The Agromyces sp. G08B096 DNA window CGCGACCTCCTCGTCGCCGAGCCCGGGCGGCTCGCCCGGCTCGCGCGGCTCCCGCCGGCCCCGGATGCCTCGCCGAGGCGGGACGTGGTGGGATCCGGGGGCTGACCCACGTGCCCGCCCGGCGGGGCGCCGGTAGCGTCGAAGACATGACCTCCACCACGCGGCGCCTCGCCGCCGCCGCCGTGTCCGTCGCGTTCCTCGCCGGGCTGAGCGGGTGCGCGTTCTTCGCACCCGAGCACCGGGTCTCCGACGGCGCGACCGTCGACGAACGCGTCGACGGCATCCGCATCGACGCACCCCAGGGCAGCGTGACGATCCGAGGCGGCGCCGATGCGACGGCGATCACGATCGAGCGCACCGTCCGCTACCGGGGCACGGAACGCGAGATCCCCGCGTCGCACGAGGTGCTCGGCGGTGAGCTCGTCCTCGGCGGCTGCGGCCGCCACTGCACCGTCGAGTACGTCGTCGACGTGCCCGCCGGTCTCGACGTCGAGGGGCGCACCTCCAACGGCTCGATCGAGCTCTCGGCCGTCGGCGACGTCGACGTCGAGACCGACAACGGCCGCATCGAGCTCGACGGGGTGGCGGGGTCGGTCGCGGCGCAGACGAGCAACGGACGCGTGATCGGCCGTGCCCTCGCGGGCGGCCCGATCGAGGTCGCGACGTCGAACGGCGGCGTCCAGCTCGAGCTGGAGACCGCGCAGGACGTGCGCGCGACCACCTCGAACGGCGCCATCGACCTCGCCGTGCCGGATGCCTCGTACCGGGTGCGCACCGACACCTCAAACGGCGGCATCGACGTCGGCGTGCCCGACGACCCCGACGGCGAGTTCACGCTCGACCTCCGCACGTCGAACGGGTCGATCACGGTCACGACGACGTAGCGGCCCGCCCGGCGCCGCGGCGCCCCCCTACTTCGTGCGACGCCCGAACCGCGCGCGCAGGCCCCACGCCGTGACGTTCGCCATCGCCTCGAGCACGATGCCGAGGCTCATCTTCGACCGACCGTGCTCGCGTTCGACGAACGTCACCGGCACCTCCGCGACGCCGAGCCCGGCCTCGTGCGCGTGCCACAGCATGTCCACCTGGAAGCCGTAGCCCCGCGTGTGGACGTCGGCGAGGGGCATCCGTCGCAGTGCGTCGGCCCGGAAGGCGCGGTAACCGGCCGTCGTGTCGCGCGTCGGCAGCCGGAGCACGCGGCGCACGTAGGCGCTGCCGCCGCGGGAGAGCCACTCGCGGTGCTTCGGCCAGTTCTCGATGCGCCCGCCGGCCACCCAGCGCGAGCCGATGACCAGGTCGACGGGGCGTCCCCCGTCGGTCGCCCGGACGAACGCGTCGAGGAGGACGGGCAGCTCCTCGGGCCGGTGCGACCCGTCGGCGTCCATCTGCACGATGGGGTCGTAGCCGCGGGCGAGCGCCCAGTCGAAGGCCTCGAGGTACGCCGCCCCGAGTCCCTCCTTGCCCGCACGGTGCAGCACCCGCACCGAGGCATCCGTCGCCGCGAGCCGGTCGGCGAGCTCACCCGTGCCGTCGGGCGAGGCGTCGTCGACGACGAGGACGTCGACCCCTGGCGTCGCGGCGCGCACGCGGCCGATGATCGCGGCGAGGTTCTCGCGCTCGTTGAACGTGGGAATCACCACGAGGGGACGGGGCATCCCGTGCATCGTATCGGGATCGACGCGGATGGCCCTCGTCGAGCGTTTCCGCCCTGACGCAGTGTTTCCGCCCGAGCGGACGCAGTCGGCGCGAACGGAAACCGTCGGCGCCGAGTGGGCGTGGCGCTAGCGCACCCCCGCCATCAGCTTCAGCACCCCGCGGCTGCCCACGGCGAGCGCGATGCCGAGCACGATCGCGATGCCGCCGAGGAGGCCGAAGTAGCCCACCTCGGTCTCGGGCGAGTAGAGCTCGGCGAGCCGGCCCGAGATCGCGGTGCCGAGCGCGACCGACAGGAAGAACAGCGCC harbors:
- a CDS encoding polyprenol monophosphomannose synthase, producing MPRPLVVIPTFNERENLAAIIGRVRAATPGVDVLVVDDASPDGTGELADRLAATDASVRVLHRAGKEGLGAAYLEAFDWALARGYDPIVQMDADGSHRPEELPVLLDAFVRATDGGRPVDLVIGSRWVAGGRIENWPKHREWLSRGGSAYVRRVLRLPTRDTTAGYRAFRADALRRMPLADVHTRGYGFQVDMLWHAHEAGLGVAEVPVTFVEREHGRSKMSLGIVLEAMANVTAWGLRARFGRRTK
- a CDS encoding DUF4097 family beta strand repeat-containing protein, translating into MTSTTRRLAAAAVSVAFLAGLSGCAFFAPEHRVSDGATVDERVDGIRIDAPQGSVTIRGGADATAITIERTVRYRGTEREIPASHEVLGGELVLGGCGRHCTVEYVVDVPAGLDVEGRTSNGSIELSAVGDVDVETDNGRIELDGVAGSVAAQTSNGRVIGRALAGGPIEVATSNGGVQLELETAQDVRATTSNGAIDLAVPDASYRVRTDTSNGGIDVGVPDDPDGEFTLDLRTSNGSITVTTT